In the Leptospira limi genome, one interval contains:
- a CDS encoding adenylate/guanylate cyclase domain-containing protein, which translates to MVPKQRLQFIAFLLIYFIVPFSACLFTLLFANYTSNVFLPERFLVLFEATETTQDFTLLALTWGPFPIITVILFFYSLPVSNYLFNKNKCNYLSEERARHRIVHSPLIISLFGFIGWELSNFLSVYRIDTLFPSAPPQSIVTVTILFAFWGLFAFAFSYATTNYLNRKLIIPCVFPEGGLGKYAKGKQFSIVTKQIIFWAASTLFPIILLVFGLLERTNHNIFQLHDLVHTDVLFGVIAIMLFFSFVFSVTFAISLQHPLNQIEEATELIKEQKFDTRVTIFSSDELGLLGDAVNEMAEGLAERERIKDTFGRIVDPRVRDYLLSNEHSLGGKVVDATILFSDLRDFTKLSEKRTPEEVLYILNRYFQEMSNAIEVHGGFINKFIGDAILAVFGTPMPMLDHADRAFQTALEMQRNLGLLNQQFMKEGLTELKMGIGIHTGSLLAGNIGSTNRMEFTVIGDTVNTASRVEGLCKGLQKNLLITENTANLISPSIRSQLQLEGEYELKGRESKEKIYSYPIL; encoded by the coding sequence ATGGTACCAAAACAGAGACTTCAATTCATTGCCTTCCTATTGATTTATTTTATAGTCCCTTTTTCGGCCTGTTTATTTACATTATTGTTTGCAAATTACACTAGTAATGTTTTTTTACCAGAAAGGTTTTTAGTCTTATTTGAAGCGACCGAAACAACGCAGGACTTCACCTTGCTCGCGTTAACCTGGGGACCATTTCCCATCATCACAGTCATTTTGTTCTTTTATAGCCTTCCCGTTTCGAACTACCTATTCAATAAAAATAAATGTAATTATTTATCGGAAGAAAGAGCGCGCCATCGCATTGTCCACTCACCCCTCATCATCAGTTTGTTTGGTTTTATTGGTTGGGAATTATCCAATTTTTTATCTGTTTATCGAATTGATACACTGTTTCCTTCCGCTCCTCCTCAAAGTATCGTTACTGTTACTATCTTGTTTGCATTTTGGGGACTCTTTGCATTTGCTTTTTCTTATGCAACAACCAACTATTTAAATCGCAAATTAATCATTCCTTGTGTATTTCCAGAGGGTGGACTCGGGAAATATGCAAAAGGAAAACAATTTTCCATCGTCACAAAACAAATTATCTTTTGGGCCGCTTCTACATTATTCCCAATCATCTTATTGGTATTTGGATTATTAGAACGCACAAACCACAATATATTCCAACTACATGATTTAGTGCATACAGATGTTTTGTTTGGAGTGATTGCGATCATGTTATTTTTTTCCTTTGTATTCTCTGTCACATTTGCCATCAGCTTACAACACCCTCTCAACCAAATAGAAGAAGCAACAGAACTCATCAAAGAACAAAAATTTGATACAAGGGTAACTATTTTTAGTTCTGATGAACTTGGACTTTTAGGAGACGCCGTCAACGAAATGGCAGAGGGACTAGCGGAAAGAGAAAGGATCAAAGATACTTTTGGTAGAATTGTTGACCCGCGTGTTAGAGATTATCTACTTTCCAACGAACATAGCCTTGGTGGTAAAGTTGTTGATGCTACAATTTTATTCTCAGACTTAAGAGACTTTACGAAACTATCCGAAAAACGGACTCCCGAAGAAGTATTATATATCTTAAATCGATATTTCCAAGAAATGAGCAATGCGATCGAAGTTCACGGAGGATTTATCAATAAATTCATAGGGGATGCGATCCTTGCCGTATTTGGAACACCTATGCCCATGTTAGATCATGCAGATCGTGCCTTTCAAACTGCCTTGGAGATGCAAAGGAATTTAGGATTACTCAACCAACAATTTATGAAAGAAGGATTAACCGAACTCAAAATGGGAATAGGCATTCATACCGGAAGTTTGCTTGCGGGTAACATTGGTTCCACCAATCGAATGGAATTTACAGTTATTGGAGATACCGTGAATACCGCATCTCGAGTCGAAGGACTTTGTAAAGGTTTACAAAAAAACCTTCTCATCACAGAAAATACAGCAAACCTCATTTCACCATCCATCCGCTCTCAGTTGCAACTTGAAGGCGAATATGAACTCAAAGGAAGAGAATCAAAAGAAAAAATTTATTCTTATCCTATCTTATAA
- a CDS encoding DUF4468 domain-containing protein → MMPKRVLLLFAFFLLFQNSMCLKLWVVSANMRTTEDARDNKSYQKTRSFLKAKQWLEYKLDPELSKIEFENQEMGELRGIGLIKCYVPYGIGEVDANEHEFEYIVKVKDGHAEMQINKIFSFIRDPNDIILNYGPKNEKVAKVTIRSCFRPLLDDFFEFIK, encoded by the coding sequence ATGATGCCAAAACGAGTCTTGTTATTATTCGCTTTTTTCCTTTTGTTCCAAAACTCTATGTGTTTGAAACTTTGGGTTGTTTCTGCAAATATGCGTACAACTGAAGATGCAAGGGACAACAAATCCTACCAAAAAACGAGAAGTTTTCTGAAAGCAAAACAGTGGTTGGAATACAAATTAGACCCAGAACTTTCCAAAATTGAATTTGAAAACCAAGAGATGGGGGAACTTCGAGGGATTGGTCTGATTAAGTGTTACGTTCCTTATGGGATTGGGGAAGTAGATGCCAATGAACATGAATTTGAATACATAGTGAAGGTAAAAGATGGGCACGCAGAGATGCAGATCAATAAAATCTTTTCCTTCATCCGAGATCCAAATGATATCATACTCAATTATGGTCCGAAAAATGAGAAGGTGGCAAAGGTAACGATTCGGTCCTGTTTCCGACCACTGCTTGATGACTTCTTTGAGTTTATTAAATAA
- a CDS encoding SpoIIE family protein phosphatase, with protein MFKTIFLPLTLRLEAFTHLVPVPFAIYMASITQEYSINEWLLFLVLCITSGTLMVLGGCLWRYLTLRKLSNQFEALQSEKNKETYTIGSNSKAKELKLFLYRYPFYEGFIIIIRWFVGVGLIFFSTPFFDLYRPTLWTTFILYMVMIPPISFVAYYFITENAFRNLFKLPLIRPIAIEPNEIPKFDYFKRILISFFALAALPVTVLGYMLISSASGNLNVQNPSLQVLIIGIIFIFPLVFVAYLVAKAVRQGLGETSHILDELSKGNFSVVSMPSSGDDFGQQSFHLNRVIQQLNTMYTEIFTLNVGLESKVKERTMELENSLEEVKKLKFQQDGDYFLTHLLLKPLGKNQVSSELVSIDFFLKQKKKFEFKGKEYEIGGDLNIAHNVILQGKKFSVFVNSDAMGKSMQGAGGALVLGAVFQSIIERTYLSSATFNQSPERWLKNAFIEMHKIFEGFDGSMLVSLVIGLVEEETGFLYFINAEHPWLILYRDEKASFLENELSYRKLGTKGLNSGIFIKTFRLLPGDTIISGSDGRDDLLLFNEQNESNQRQINQDENLILSYVEQGKGELEPIFKVLTKNGEITDDLSLIRVHYKGNVDTVSNTDVSKSYQTAKKLVEVGNIDAAIDSLQKQILTQPITNKRFHKLLAKLHFKRKDYTEATEHAQVYLESHPYDLSFMELSSILLRKAGRLDQAIEIAERIRLREPKAAKNTFHLIRLYLEKENQIRAKEILTEWENQFPTDLERTKKWKQILRLKFPNILI; from the coding sequence ATGTTTAAAACTATATTTTTACCTCTCACACTCCGTTTAGAAGCGTTCACACATTTGGTTCCAGTTCCATTTGCTATTTATATGGCTTCCATCACACAGGAATATAGCATAAACGAATGGCTGTTATTTTTAGTTTTATGCATCACGAGTGGAACCTTAATGGTATTAGGAGGGTGTTTATGGAGATACCTCACACTTCGAAAATTATCCAATCAATTTGAAGCTCTCCAATCAGAAAAAAACAAAGAGACATATACAATCGGATCCAATTCAAAAGCAAAAGAACTCAAACTGTTCTTATATCGATATCCATTCTATGAAGGATTTATCATCATCATTCGCTGGTTTGTTGGTGTAGGGCTTATTTTCTTTTCAACACCTTTTTTCGATTTATACAGACCTACTTTATGGACTACGTTTATCCTTTATATGGTGATGATTCCACCCATTTCCTTCGTTGCCTATTACTTCATCACAGAAAATGCATTTCGGAATTTATTCAAACTGCCTCTGATTCGACCCATTGCCATCGAACCAAACGAAATCCCAAAATTTGATTATTTCAAAAGGATTTTAATCTCATTTTTTGCCCTTGCTGCACTACCAGTTACTGTTCTTGGTTACATGTTGATTTCAAGTGCAAGTGGAAATTTAAATGTCCAAAATCCATCTTTACAAGTTCTAATCATTGGAATCATCTTTATATTTCCTTTAGTTTTTGTTGCTTATTTGGTAGCAAAAGCAGTCAGACAAGGGTTAGGTGAAACTAGCCATATTTTGGACGAACTCTCAAAAGGAAATTTTTCAGTTGTTTCCATGCCTTCTTCTGGAGATGATTTTGGACAACAGTCTTTCCACTTAAACCGTGTCATACAACAACTGAACACAATGTATACGGAAATTTTTACCTTAAACGTTGGTTTAGAAAGTAAAGTAAAAGAAAGAACAATGGAATTAGAGAACTCTTTGGAAGAAGTGAAAAAACTTAAGTTCCAACAAGATGGAGATTATTTTTTAACACATCTACTCCTCAAACCACTTGGAAAAAACCAAGTGAGTAGTGAACTTGTTAGCATTGATTTTTTCTTAAAACAGAAAAAGAAATTCGAATTCAAAGGCAAGGAATATGAAATTGGAGGAGATCTAAACATTGCCCATAATGTCATTCTGCAAGGGAAAAAATTCTCTGTTTTCGTTAATTCTGATGCCATGGGAAAATCGATGCAAGGTGCAGGAGGTGCACTTGTTTTAGGAGCCGTTTTCCAATCAATCATTGAAAGGACCTATTTATCTTCGGCCACTTTCAACCAATCACCGGAACGATGGTTAAAAAATGCTTTCATTGAAATGCACAAAATCTTTGAAGGATTTGACGGAAGTATGTTGGTTTCTCTTGTGATTGGACTGGTTGAAGAAGAAACAGGTTTTTTATATTTTATCAATGCAGAACACCCTTGGCTTATATTATACCGAGATGAAAAGGCTAGTTTTTTGGAAAATGAACTGAGTTACCGAAAATTAGGAACCAAAGGTCTCAATTCTGGAATTTTTATTAAAACCTTTCGGTTGTTACCTGGAGATACAATCATCAGTGGATCCGATGGAAGGGATGATTTATTACTCTTTAATGAACAAAATGAATCCAACCAAAGACAAATCAACCAAGACGAAAATTTAATTTTATCCTACGTTGAACAAGGTAAAGGTGAATTAGAACCAATTTTCAAAGTGTTAACCAAAAATGGAGAGATCACTGATGATTTATCACTGATCAGAGTTCATTATAAAGGCAATGTAGATACAGTTTCGAATACCGATGTATCAAAATCCTACCAGACAGCAAAAAAACTTGTGGAAGTTGGAAATATTGATGCGGCCATTGATTCCCTACAAAAACAAATTCTAACACAACCAATTACTAACAAACGTTTTCACAAATTACTCGCAAAACTTCACTTCAAACGAAAAGATTATACTGAAGCCACTGAACATGCGCAGGTGTATTTAGAAAGCCACCCATATGATCTAAGTTTTATGGAATTAAGTTCGATTTTACTACGGAAAGCTGGTAGATTGGACCAAGCCATCGAAATCGCCGAGCGGATCCGATTAAGGGAACCAAAAGCTGCCAAAAATACCTTTCATTTGATTCGATTGTATTTGGAAAAAGAAAACCAAATTCGGGCGAAAGAAATCTTAACTGAGTGGGAAAACCAATTCCCAACCGATCTGGAACGAACAAAAAAATGGAAACAAATCTTAAGATTAAAATTTCCGAATATCTTGATTTAA
- a CDS encoding class I SAM-dependent methyltransferase, whose amino-acid sequence MKSCILCQSTESKTVFNENGTPILECQNCGHVYSSYEQEEHYEGYWDGAEQTYDLEWWDNAHRAVYADFIKTYLGESKGNLLDVGCGLGFFVKAVLTQKPGWTAVGYEISKQAVKFANEQNGMKTVYAGLVQDSKLTKESFDIITLWDVIEHIPKPHSLLTYLHGLLKPGGVLFLQTPNFPIQLAKANLKVKLKGMKEGVHYLEAKDHVNNYKMSTLAELGKQCGFTKPEYKVLMPILSVSGSKSKLAVYVKLAYYIFTKLVFAISFKTINWNNTLFLTLKKP is encoded by the coding sequence ATGAAATCTTGTATCCTTTGCCAATCAACCGAGTCCAAAACTGTTTTCAATGAAAATGGAACTCCCATTTTGGAATGCCAAAATTGTGGCCATGTCTATTCTTCTTATGAACAAGAAGAACACTACGAAGGGTATTGGGACGGCGCAGAACAAACATATGATTTGGAATGGTGGGACAACGCCCATAGAGCTGTCTATGCTGACTTCATCAAAACCTATCTAGGAGAATCCAAAGGAAATCTTTTGGATGTAGGTTGTGGGTTGGGATTTTTTGTGAAAGCTGTTCTCACACAAAAACCAGGTTGGACGGCCGTTGGGTATGAGATTTCCAAACAAGCAGTCAAGTTTGCCAACGAACAAAATGGTATGAAAACTGTCTATGCAGGCCTTGTACAAGATTCCAAACTCACAAAAGAAAGTTTTGATATCATCACACTTTGGGATGTGATTGAACACATTCCAAAACCACACTCACTTCTCACTTACTTACATGGACTCCTCAAACCTGGTGGCGTTTTATTTTTACAAACACCAAACTTCCCAATCCAATTGGCAAAAGCCAATCTTAAGGTAAAGTTAAAAGGAATGAAGGAAGGTGTACATTACTTAGAAGCGAAAGACCATGTGAACAATTATAAAATGTCCACCTTAGCAGAACTTGGCAAACAATGTGGATTCACAAAACCAGAATACAAGGTTCTTATGCCAATCCTTTCTGTATCAGGGAGTAAGAGTAAACTGGCAGTGTATGTAAAACTCGCTTATTATATCTTCACCAAACTTGTGTTTGCGATCAGTTTCAAAACCATCAACTGGAACAATACTTTATTTTTGACTCTGAAGAAGCCATGA
- a CDS encoding lysophospholipid acyltransferase family protein, producing the protein MENTVDQVKKNVENIKKFVTPFFNLAVNTTVYGYHNIVPTGKLILTCNHRSDMDPFVIGSVFPRFISWIAAEYTTRIPLFKDFVEKTGTIPMAIDGNISMASIKKVQQVFKNGDVLGIFPEGHDYMVQNDFSAPLAKFHSGFAAFSLRNKVDILPSVIIPEEETITDYPIPPLVRAFMGMPKEVCDIKRRVVYKKINVVFGEVIKYENFAHLPLDKGMVAVSEETKRRMGELQKVDYLKK; encoded by the coding sequence ATGGAAAATACCGTAGACCAAGTCAAAAAAAACGTCGAGAACATCAAAAAGTTTGTCACTCCGTTTTTTAATTTGGCTGTGAACACAACGGTTTACGGTTACCATAACATTGTCCCAACAGGCAAACTTATCCTCACATGTAACCATAGAAGTGATATGGATCCCTTTGTGATTGGATCTGTGTTTCCGAGGTTTATCTCTTGGATCGCCGCCGAATATACCACAAGGATTCCTCTTTTCAAAGACTTCGTGGAAAAAACAGGAACCATTCCTATGGCCATCGATGGAAACATTTCCATGGCCAGTATCAAAAAGGTACAACAGGTTTTTAAAAATGGAGATGTGCTTGGGATTTTTCCAGAAGGACATGATTATATGGTGCAGAATGATTTTTCTGCTCCCCTAGCTAAATTCCACTCTGGGTTTGCTGCGTTTAGTTTGCGTAACAAAGTGGACATCCTTCCTTCTGTCATCATTCCAGAAGAAGAAACCATCACTGATTACCCGATCCCACCACTCGTTCGTGCCTTTATGGGAATGCCAAAAGAAGTTTGTGATATCAAACGTAGAGTAGTGTATAAAAAAATCAATGTGGTCTTTGGTGAAGTCATCAAGTATGAGAACTTTGCTCACCTTCCGCTTGACAAAGGTATGGTGGCCGTTTCAGAAGAAACAAAACGGCGCATGGGTGAATTACAGAAAGTAGATTATTTAAAGAAATAA
- a CDS encoding SpoIIE family protein phosphatase → MNRNRKTLFWDLTIKLEAFTHTVPVPFAVYYAIITQKMEPNHWEIFIALCLVFATGIGLLGTFVRHLLLKYLFAKIEKMKTVSEFSIPLSQEEKEYAKSVKILLFRYPLIEAIIIVIRWLSGVIPISLLFFYLVEYTPSVARSAIFTFVMIAPISFVTYYFISESAIRNLFDLPQFKNVELQERDIPKFNYFTRILVAFFSLAALPFVIFSYILYSLATGEIAVKDPMIPIVTVSFIFIIPLIVCSYVVAKSVNEGLSETSRSLGELAKGNFDVIVTPKSSDDFAKQAFYLNSVIGTLKNMYAEIRNLNEGLEEKVTLRTDELNQSLIDISKLKVQQDGDYYLIYQLLNPFAIQDTSSKQFLVNHFLRQKKSFEFKNQKYEIGGDINISHTIYLNEQKYLLFVNADAMGKSMQGAGGALVFGSVFQSIVQRTKTDPGFKNQSPENWLRSNLQELQLIFETFDGTMLVSLSMGLIEEKTGKLFFLNAEHPMIVLFRNGKANFLYPIVSYRKLGTLGAFPIKEVNQFQLQPHDVLFIGSDGKDDLLTKNDEGEWEVLSEDENFLEIVENTKGNLDSIINEIDSIGQVIDDISIIRISYETE, encoded by the coding sequence ATGAATCGGAACAGGAAAACATTATTCTGGGATCTCACCATAAAACTGGAGGCATTCACACATACTGTTCCTGTACCATTTGCCGTTTATTATGCGATCATCACACAAAAGATGGAACCAAACCATTGGGAAATCTTTATTGCGTTATGTCTCGTGTTTGCCACTGGGATTGGCCTCTTAGGAACTTTTGTTCGACACTTACTATTAAAATACCTATTTGCCAAAATCGAGAAAATGAAAACAGTTTCCGAATTCTCGATTCCACTCTCTCAAGAAGAGAAGGAATATGCAAAATCTGTTAAAATCCTCCTCTTTCGTTATCCACTGATTGAAGCAATCATTATCGTAATACGCTGGTTATCCGGTGTGATCCCAATCAGTTTATTGTTTTTTTATTTGGTGGAATATACTCCGTCTGTGGCTCGGTCTGCAATATTTACATTTGTAATGATTGCTCCCATCTCGTTTGTCACTTATTATTTTATCAGTGAAAGTGCAATTCGCAATTTATTCGACTTACCTCAGTTTAAGAATGTAGAACTCCAAGAGAGGGACATTCCTAAATTTAATTATTTCACACGTATTCTTGTCGCATTTTTTAGTTTGGCTGCCCTTCCCTTTGTGATTTTTTCATATATTTTATATTCCTTAGCAACAGGTGAAATCGCAGTCAAAGATCCAATGATTCCCATAGTCACTGTGTCTTTTATATTCATCATCCCTCTTATCGTTTGTTCCTACGTAGTCGCAAAATCAGTGAATGAGGGTTTAAGCGAAACGAGTCGTTCACTTGGGGAACTGGCCAAAGGAAATTTTGATGTTATTGTAACTCCAAAATCCAGTGATGATTTCGCGAAACAAGCGTTCTACTTAAATTCTGTTATTGGAACTCTTAAAAATATGTATGCTGAGATTCGAAATCTGAATGAAGGATTAGAAGAAAAAGTTACACTTCGTACAGATGAATTAAACCAATCGTTAATTGATATCAGCAAGTTAAAAGTGCAACAAGATGGTGATTATTACTTAATTTACCAATTATTAAATCCATTTGCCATCCAGGATACGAGTAGCAAACAGTTTTTGGTGAATCATTTCCTACGCCAAAAAAAGTCTTTTGAATTTAAAAATCAGAAATATGAAATCGGTGGGGATATTAATATCTCTCACACAATTTATCTAAACGAACAAAAATACCTTTTGTTTGTGAATGCTGATGCAATGGGTAAATCCATGCAAGGTGCAGGTGGAGCACTGGTATTTGGATCTGTATTCCAATCCATTGTCCAACGAACAAAAACAGATCCTGGTTTCAAAAACCAAAGCCCGGAAAACTGGCTCAGGTCCAATTTACAAGAACTCCAATTGATTTTTGAGACATTTGATGGAACCATGTTAGTTTCCTTAAGTATGGGTCTCATCGAAGAAAAAACTGGTAAATTGTTTTTTCTGAATGCAGAACACCCCATGATTGTACTCTTCAGAAATGGAAAAGCCAACTTTTTATATCCCATTGTATCCTATCGCAAACTAGGCACGCTGGGTGCCTTCCCCATAAAGGAAGTCAATCAGTTCCAACTCCAGCCCCATGATGTTCTCTTCATTGGTTCCGATGGGAAGGATGACCTTCTCACCAAAAATGATGAAGGAGAGTGGGAAGTGCTCTCAGAAGATGAGAATTTCTTAGAAATCGTGGAAAACACAAAAGGAAATTTAGATTCCATCATCAATGAAATTGATTCGATTGGCCAAGTCATCGATGACATTTCCATCATTCGAATCTCTTATGAAACAGAATGA
- a CDS encoding MFS transporter gives MNHSKLKLPIKMGYGFAETGITAVQLFTQIYLLKYYTEIVGLNSSLAGIALSISVIWDAISDPLMGRISDHTITRFGRRRPFIFIGGILLSISVLLLFSPPSLSSQMGKFAYLLSVYLLVNTAMTVISVPHIALGGELSFERNERTSVFGWRLFFSNIGMLIGMIVPAAILQSLGDESAKENIITSRTVAGEIVSLVILVSSIITFLVTKGKDTIQSDKTKQLPFFVSFGSVLKNKMFLILLFAFIIATIGRTFNSAIALYYYEYRLGLKESQVVINILLPFFLVLMLSIGFWVWISKKIGKKIPAFLGVFGLGLLTVIVYPLFPYGELRPPLIAAFFGGIFAGSILIMDSILTDVVDYDEYKTGEKREGLYFGIWKMGVKFSQAFGIALTGFLLDFIGFQNGLTEQSTEVGFRLAMIFGPGVGFFFILGSIVFLFFPLTDAKHIQVQRILTKRTLKKIHR, from the coding sequence ATGAACCATTCTAAACTAAAACTTCCCATTAAAATGGGATATGGGTTTGCAGAGACTGGCATAACAGCCGTTCAACTTTTTACTCAAATTTATCTTCTCAAATACTATACAGAGATCGTTGGACTCAATTCCAGTTTAGCAGGAATTGCTTTGTCAATTTCAGTGATTTGGGATGCAATCAGTGACCCACTCATGGGGCGGATTTCTGACCATACCATCACTCGATTCGGTAGACGAAGGCCATTTATCTTCATCGGTGGAATTTTATTATCCATATCAGTGCTTTTACTTTTTTCGCCCCCTTCCCTTTCTTCCCAAATGGGTAAATTTGCGTATTTACTAAGTGTTTATCTTTTAGTGAATACAGCGATGACAGTTATCTCAGTACCTCATATTGCACTTGGTGGAGAACTAAGTTTTGAACGAAATGAACGGACTTCTGTGTTTGGTTGGAGGTTATTCTTTAGTAACATAGGAATGTTAATTGGAATGATTGTGCCAGCGGCCATCTTACAATCTCTAGGTGATGAAAGTGCTAAGGAAAATATCATCACCTCTCGGACTGTCGCTGGAGAAATTGTTTCACTCGTTATCCTTGTATCTTCTATCATCACCTTTTTAGTGACAAAAGGCAAAGATACAATCCAATCTGATAAAACAAAACAACTCCCATTCTTTGTGTCCTTTGGTTCTGTCTTAAAAAACAAAATGTTTCTCATATTATTATTTGCATTTATCATAGCAACGATTGGTAGAACGTTTAACTCCGCAATTGCATTATACTATTATGAATACCGATTGGGATTAAAGGAATCCCAAGTGGTCATCAACATCTTATTGCCATTTTTTCTTGTACTCATGTTATCCATTGGTTTTTGGGTTTGGATTTCCAAAAAGATCGGAAAAAAAATCCCTGCATTTCTTGGTGTATTTGGTTTAGGCCTTCTAACTGTGATCGTGTATCCTTTATTTCCTTACGGAGAACTAAGACCCCCGCTCATCGCAGCCTTCTTTGGTGGGATCTTCGCAGGATCCATTCTCATCATGGACTCCATCCTGACAGATGTTGTCGACTATGATGAATACAAAACGGGTGAAAAACGGGAAGGACTCTATTTTGGAATATGGAAGATGGGCGTAAAATTTTCCCAAGCCTTTGGAATCGCACTCACTGGTTTTTTACTCGATTTCATTGGGTTTCAAAATGGACTCACAGAACAATCGACTGAAGTAGGATTTCGCTTAGCTATGATTTTTGGTCCCGGAGTTGGCTTCTTCTTTATCTTGGGATCAATTGTTTTTTTATTTTTTCCCCTCACAGATGCAAAACACATCCAAGTGCAAAGAATCCTAACAAAAAGAACATTGAAAAAGATCCATCGGTAA
- the dapF gene encoding diaminopimelate epimerase, with protein MKINFTKMEGIGNDYVYIDATKNDIRLTPEQIQKLSDRNFGIGGDGVIFIRNSNSGEFQMDMYNSDGSSSEMCGNGVRCVGKFVYDHGLTKNQKPTIETGKGVLTLDLKTGTNGKVEMVTVDMGEPILKPSLVPIVWPGEEPVINQEIEVQGKKYRFTAVSMGNPHCVIYVDDADAFPVREIGPIIENHPLFPRRVNVEFVSVRGKDHLYQRTWERGTGETLACGTGACAVTVSSILNGKTGRSVRIDLRGGTLHVEWKENGSVMMTGPAKEVFSGEVEI; from the coding sequence ATGAAAATCAACTTCACCAAAATGGAAGGGATCGGAAACGACTACGTATACATTGATGCTACGAAAAACGACATCCGACTCACACCAGAACAAATCCAAAAACTATCCGACCGTAATTTTGGGATCGGTGGCGATGGAGTGATTTTCATCCGTAATTCAAATTCCGGCGAATTTCAAATGGATATGTACAATTCTGATGGAAGTTCCTCTGAAATGTGCGGTAACGGAGTCCGTTGTGTTGGTAAATTTGTGTATGACCATGGTCTTACCAAAAACCAAAAACCAACCATCGAAACGGGAAAAGGTGTTCTTACCTTAGATTTAAAAACAGGTACGAATGGAAAAGTCGAAATGGTGACTGTGGATATGGGAGAACCTATTCTCAAACCTTCACTTGTGCCAATAGTATGGCCAGGGGAAGAACCTGTGATCAACCAAGAAATCGAAGTCCAAGGAAAAAAATATCGTTTTACTGCTGTTAGTATGGGAAACCCACATTGTGTGATTTATGTGGATGATGCTGATGCCTTTCCCGTAAGAGAAATTGGACCTATCATTGAAAACCATCCACTGTTCCCAAGACGAGTGAATGTGGAATTTGTATCCGTTAGAGGAAAAGACCATCTTTACCAAAGGACTTGGGAACGAGGAACAGGTGAAACCTTGGCTTGCGGTACAGGGGCTTGTGCAGTGACGGTATCTTCCATTCTCAATGGGAAAACCGGACGATCTGTCCGCATTGACCTAAGAGGGGGAACCCTCCATGTAGAATGGAAAGAGAATGGATCAGTGATGATGACAGGTCCAGCCAAAGAAGTGTTCTCGGGAGAAGTGGAAATCTAA